The Tripterygium wilfordii isolate XIE 37 chromosome 17, ASM1340144v1, whole genome shotgun sequence genome has a window encoding:
- the LOC119982869 gene encoding uncharacterized protein LOC119982869, with the protein MVERDEDSRNGKRVNGTDRKQQSPPSFVNHFAKYMESKVSYAEALRLGQTNPITAVPTQSDGNLSRSYSTPSFDSSAPSTPSLPHSISSPDFESQDAQTENNGSPRLDSPNSSSARAKPSSKPSASINPLYFGKLESCLSLPKSFLQYSFTCTNMKTTSNGKPPTPPPHYPSRTSNSDNLKEDLQRLIKRAMESGSLQKECANCGNSQHCCGQTLLEALSSIPPSS; encoded by the exons ATGGTGGAAAGAGACGAAGATAGCAGAAATGGGAAAAGAGTTAATGGAACAGACAGGAAGCAGCAATCGCCTCCAAGCTTCGTCAATCATTTCGCTAAATACATGGAATCCAAAGTTTCATATGCCGAAGCTCTTCGACTGGGTCAGACCAATCCGATTACGGCTGTTCCGACCCAATCGGACGGAAATCTGTCGAGATCTTACTCGACTCCCTCCTTTGACTCTTCAGCACCCTCCACACCTTCACTGCCTCACTCAATTTCGTCTCCAGATTTTGAGAGTCAGGACGCCCAAACAGAGAACAACGGTTCACCACGTCTTGATTCCCCTAATTCTTCTTCTGCAAGAGCTAAGCCCTCTTCTAAACCTTCTGCGTCGATTAATCCCTTGTATTTTGGAAAACTAGAAAGCTGTCTATCACTTCCAAAATCGTTTCTTCAATACTCTTTCACTTGTACGAATATGAAAACCACCAGTAATGGCAAACCTCCTACTCCTCCTCCTCATTATCCGTCGCGCACATCCAATTCTGATAACCTTAAAGAAGACTTGCAACGCCTGATCAAACGTGCTATGGAGTCCG GTAGTTTGCAGAAAGAATGTGCAAACTGTGGCAATTCCCAGCATTGTTGTGGACAGACCTTGCTTGAAGCACTTTCCTCTATACCTCCCTCCTCATAA
- the LOC119981613 gene encoding protein NETWORKED 3C-like, protein MVEMIGKETSHWWWLETHKRSRRSMWLQSTLAELDRKTKGMLKLIEEDADSFAQRAEMYYKKRPELISMVEDFYRAHRSLAERYDLVKSDSGARLQKTFLSPISIMKSQSEKFRTIPGQIYRSFSENYDTEESAESELSEVDDPEPEDVVQIDDEREVEDDKLEIESQVFEGSRTRKVSGGICNDEVAKLREEIEKLKEENRIQRDQLLQKDEEKRDVIRHLSVAVDVLKEENLKLRKSIARDSPMKLSPFEFSKLKWNFFGRFASSQPVVLTL, encoded by the exons ATGGTGGAAATGATTGGGAAGGAAACATCACACTGGTGGTGGCTTGAGACTCACAAGAGGTCAAGACGATCAATGTGGCTCCAGTCCACTCTTGCTG AGCTAGACAGGAAGACAAAGGGAATGCTGAAATTAATCGAGGAAGATGCAGATTCCTTTGCCCAACGTGCAGAGATGTACTACAAGAAAAGGCCAGAGTTAATCAGCATGGTTGAAGATTTCTATCGGGCTCATCGCTCTTTAGCAGAGCGATATGATCTAGTGAAGTCTGATTCTGGGGCTCGCCTCCAGAAAACCTTTTTGTCCCCAATTTCTATAATGAAGTCCCAATCTGAAAAGTTCAGAACAATCCCGGGACAAATTTATCGTAGCTTCTCTGAGAATTATGATACTGAAGAGTCTGCTGAGTCTGAACTGTCAGAAGTTGATGATCCTGAACCGGAAGATGTAGTCCAAATTGATGATGAAAGAGAAGTTGAGGATGATAAACTGGAGATTGAAAGCCAAGTTTTTGAAGGATCCAGAACTCGTAAAGTTTCAGGTGGGATTTGCAATGATGAGGTGGCAAAATTGAGAGAGGAAATAGAAAAACTCAAGGAAGAGAACCGAATTCAGAGGGATCAACTTCTGCAGAAAGATGAAGAGAAAAGGGATGTAATTAGACATCTCAGTGTAGCCGTGGATGTACTCAAGGAGGAGAATCTGAAGCTGAGAAAGAGCATTGCTAGAGACTCTCCTATGAAACTGTCTCCATTTGAGTTCAGCAAACTAAAGTGGAATTTTTTTGGCAGATTTGCTAGTTCTCAGCCTGTTGTTCTTACCCTCTAG
- the LOC119982900 gene encoding uncharacterized protein LOC119982900, with product MGRVDQQDEQARKRIRLKGPADDESDPYGAFIDALDTNNQGAAAASSRSSSTRHRYQTRSAGLISPLSTNSSSSSALTQSSLPPPSLSKRLDFDTSPSSTNLGGRSVSSIKELQNLFRAAIASGRFKKRCRGCGNDVQHCCGRTILEEISSIPPSP from the exons ATGGGACGAGTAGATCAACAAGATGAACAAGCCAGAAAAAGAATAAGGTTGAAGGGCCCTGCAGATGATGAATCCGATCCTTATGGGGCATTCATTGACGCACTAGACACCAATAATCAGggagcagcagcagcatcatCCCGATCTTCGAGCACCAGGCATCGTTATCAAACCAGATCTGCAGGTTTAATATCCCCCTTGTCAACAAACTCTTCCTCATCCTCTGCTTTGACCCAATCATCGTTACCTCCTCCATCATTATCCAAAAGACTTGATTTTGACACCTCCCCTTCTTCAACAAACTTGGGAGGGCGGAGCGTTTCCTCCATTAAAGAGTTGCAGAATCTTTTCAGAGCTGCTATCGCATCAG GTCGTTTCAAGAAAAGATGTAGAGGATGTGGCAATGATGTTCAACATTGTTGTGGGCGAACCATACTCGAAGAAATTTCCTCTATCCCTCCATCTCCATAA
- the LOC119983201 gene encoding sodium/hydrogen exchanger 2-like isoform X1, which translates to MLEKLLDDLTFGLTCQFWCVIRLDTKMGFSLGSVVVRLGTRSDPDQASVDSITLFVALLSTCIVVGHLLEKNRWINGSITALLIGLCTGIVLLFTTEGRSSHVLLFDEELFFIYLLPPIIFNAGFRVKKKQFFRNFMTIILFGAVGTLISFVIISLGAMQLFKMLDIGFLDVGDYLALGAIFSATDSVCTLQVLKQDETPLLYSLVFGEGVVNDATSVVLFNAIQKFDLSHITSSMVAQFTGNFSYLFITSTLLGVAVGLLCAYIIKTLYFGRHSTDREVALMILMAYLSYIMAELFNLSGILTVFFCGIVMSHYTWHNVTESSRITTRHSFATLSFISEIFIFLYVGMDALDIEKWRFVSKSPGTSIGVSSILLALVLVGRAVSIFSLSFIVNFTKSSQGDKIGFKQQVTIWWAGLMRGAVSIALAYNQFAKSGHTQMKGNAIMITSTITVVLFSNVVFGLLTKPILNFLLPPQKHSADVTPLETSSPKSLSLPLLANGQDPESDIHGDNIPPRRPSSLRMLLAAPSTTVHYYWRKFDNAIMRPMFGGRGFVAYIPGSPTERYIH; encoded by the exons ATGCTTGAG AAGCTCTTGGATGACTTGACTTTTGGACTGACTTGTCAATTTTGGTGCG TCATA AGATTGGATACCAAGATGGGTTTCAGTTTGGGATCTGTTGTGGTGAGACTTGGGACGAGATCAGACCCTGATCAAGCTTCTGTTGATTCAATAACTTTGTTCGTTGCCCTCCTTTCTACTTGCATAGTGGTTGGCCACCTCTTGGAGAAGAATAGATGGATAAACGGGTCGATTACTGCCCTTTTGATT GGTCTATGTACTGGAATTGTTCTTCTATTTACGACAGAGGGAAGAAGCTCACACGTTTTGTTATTTGATGAAGAGcttttctttatttatcttcttcCACCCATCATATTCAATGCTGG GTTCCGGGTTAAAAAGAAGCAGTTCTTTCGGAACTTTATGACGATTATTCTATTTGGTGCTGTTGGTACTCTAATATCCTTTGTCATCATCTCACTAG GAGCGATGCAATTGTTCAAAATGTTGGATATTGGTTTCCTGGACGTGGGGGATTATCTTG CACTTGGAGCAATCTTTTCAGCCACGGATTCTGTATGCACCTTGCAG GTGCTTAAACAAGATGAGACACCTTTGCTGTATAGTCTAGTTTTTGGGGAAGGTGTGGTTAACGATGCCACGTCAGTTGTGCTTTTCAACGCAATCCAGAAATTTGATCTTTCTCACATTACCTCAAGCATGGTCGCCCAGTTTACTGGCAATTTCTcatatttatttatcacaaGCACATTGCTGGGTGTAGCT GTTGGTTTACTGTGTGCTTACATTATAAAGACGCTATACTTTGGCAG GCACTCTACTGATCGTGAAGTTGCTCTTATGATTCTCATGGCATACCTTTCATACATAATGGCCGAA cttttcaatttaagcGGCATTCTCACTGTGTTTTTTTGTGGGATTGTTATGTCTCACTACACATGGCATAACGTGACTGAGAGTTCAAGAATAACTACGAG GCACAGTTTTGCAACATTATCTTTTATCTCAGAGATTTTCATTTTCCTATATGTTGGTATGGATGCCTTGGACATTGAGAAGTGGAGATTTGTGAGCAAGAG TCCTGGGACTTCAATTGGGGTCAGTTCGATACTGCTTGCCTTGGTTTTGGTTGGAAGGGCAGTTTCAATATTTTCCTTGTCCTTTATAGTAAACTTTACTAAAAGTTCTCAAGGTGATAAAATTGGGTTCAAGCAGCAG GTTACCATTTGGTGGGCTGGGCTCATGCGAGGAGCTGTGTCTATTGCTCTTGCTTATAATCAG TTCGCCAAGTCAGGGCATACTCAAATGAAAGGAAATGCAATCATGATCACCAGCACCATTACGGTTGTTCTGTTTAGTAATGTG GTGTTTGGATTACTGACGAAGCCAATTCTAAACTTCCTACTGCCGCCTCAGAAACACTCAGCCGATGTGACACCCTTAGAAACATCTTCTCCAAAATCCCTGTCTCTCCCACTTCTTGCCAATGGACAAGATCCAGAATCTGATATTCATGGTGACAATATACCTCCCCGTCGTCCATCCAGTCTGCGTATGCTACTGGCAGCTCCATCTACCACTGTACACTATTATTGGAGGAAATTTGATAATGCCATCATGCGTCCTATGTTTGGCGGGAGGGGATTTGTGGCATATATCCCTGGTTCACCTACAGAAAGGTACATTCATTGA
- the LOC119982408 gene encoding protein TRANSPORT INHIBITOR RESPONSE 1-like isoform X2, whose protein sequence is MKPLNSLPSHLRISKFLSLPLVRDSPLMVSRPLLPIAGLLLFQNLRELDLRESEVDDLSGHWLSHFPDTFTSLVSLNISCLDSEVNFSALERLVGRCPNLKTLRLNRLVPLERLSSLLTRAPQLVEFGTGACSAEVRSDLFSDLAVSLSSCKELKSLSGFWDVLPTYLPAFYPVCCGLTSLNLSYAIIQSPDLIKLVSQCPSLQRLLVLDYIEDAGLEAVAACCKDLRELRVFPSDPFGDVQIPNVPLTEQGLVSISYGCSKLESVLYFCRQMTNSALVTIARNRPNMTCFRLCILVPHTPDYVTLEPLDVGFGAIVENCKDLRRLSLSGLLTDRMFEYIGTYGKKLEMLSLAFAGDSDLGLHHVLSGCESLRKLEIRDCPFGDKALLANAGKLETMRSLWMSSCSVSFGACKLLGQKMPRLNVEVIDERGPPDSRPESCPVEKLYIYRTVAGPRLDRPGFIWTMDEDSALSLS, encoded by the exons ATGAAGCCCTTGAACTCATTGCCAAGTCATTTAAGAATTTCAAAGTTCTTGTCCTTACCTCTTGTGAGGGATTCTCCACTGATGGTCTCGCGGCCATTGCTGCCAATTGCAGGTTTACTTCTTTTCCA GAATTTGAGAGAGTTGGACTTGCGAGAGAGTGAGGTGGATGATCTTAGTGGCCATTGGCTGAGCCATTTTCCTGATACATTCACGTCACTGGTGTCTCTTAACATTTCGTGTTTAGACTCTGAGGTAAACTTCTCAGCCTTAGAGCGACTGGTTGGTCGGTGCCCCAACTTGAAGACCCTCAGGCTCAACCGTCTGGTGCCACTTGAGAGGCTCTCCAGCTTGCTTACCCGGGCTCCTCAGCTAGTTGAGTTTGGCACAGGTGCATGCTCAGCCGAGGTGCGGTCTGATTTGTTCTCTGATCTAGCAGTTAGTTTATCTAGCTGCAAGGAACTAAAGAGCCTTTCTGGGTTTTGGGATGTTCTCCCTACTTACCTGCCAGCTTTTTATCCTGTTTGCTGTGGTCTAACATCGTTGAATTTGAGCTACGCTATAATTCAAAGTCCCGATCTTATCAAGCTCGTTAGCCAATGTCCGAGTTTGCAGCGCCTATTG GTACTTGACTACATTGAAGACGCTGGACTTGAAGCTGTTGCAGCGTGTTGCAAGGACCTGCGTGAACTGCGGGTGTTCCCTTCAGACCCATTTGGTGATGTCCAAATCCCAAACGTACCCTTGACAGAACAGGGCCTTGTATCCATTTCCTACGGCTGCTCCAAGCTCGAGTCAGTGCTCTACTTCTGCCGTCAAATGACTAACAGTGCATTGGTTACCATTGCCAGAAACCGTCCAAACATGACATGTTTTCGTCTTTGTATTCTTGTACCACATACACCGGATTACGTAACGCTTGAGCCGCTTGATGTGGGTTTTGGAGCTATTGTTGAGAACTGCAAGGATCTCCGTCGCCTTTCCCTCTCGGGTCTTCTTACTGATCGGATGTTTGAGTATATTGGGACATATGGTAAAAAGctcgaaatgctgtctttggctTTTGCAGGAGATAGTGATTTGGGACTCCATCATGTGTTATCTGGGTGTGAAAGCCTCCGGAAACTGGAAATACGGGACTGTCCTTTTGGTGACAAGGCTCTATTGGCCAATGCTGGAAAGCTGGAGACAATGCGATCCCTTTGGATGTCGTCTTGCTCAGTAAGTTTTGGAGCATGCAAGTTACTAGGTCAAAAGATGCCCAGGCTTAATGTTGAAGTTATTGATGAGAGGGGACCTCCAGATTCCAGACCCGAGAGCTGCCCTGTAGAGAAGCTTTATATTTATAGGACTGTTGCTGGGCCGAGGTTAGATAGGCCCGGTTTCATTTGGACGATGGATGAAGATTCTGCATTGAGTCTTTCTTGA
- the LOC119983201 gene encoding sodium/hydrogen exchanger 2-like isoform X2 — protein sequence MGFSLGSVVVRLGTRSDPDQASVDSITLFVALLSTCIVVGHLLEKNRWINGSITALLIGLCTGIVLLFTTEGRSSHVLLFDEELFFIYLLPPIIFNAGFRVKKKQFFRNFMTIILFGAVGTLISFVIISLGAMQLFKMLDIGFLDVGDYLALGAIFSATDSVCTLQVLKQDETPLLYSLVFGEGVVNDATSVVLFNAIQKFDLSHITSSMVAQFTGNFSYLFITSTLLGVAVGLLCAYIIKTLYFGRHSTDREVALMILMAYLSYIMAELFNLSGILTVFFCGIVMSHYTWHNVTESSRITTRHSFATLSFISEIFIFLYVGMDALDIEKWRFVSKSPGTSIGVSSILLALVLVGRAVSIFSLSFIVNFTKSSQGDKIGFKQQVTIWWAGLMRGAVSIALAYNQFAKSGHTQMKGNAIMITSTITVVLFSNVVFGLLTKPILNFLLPPQKHSADVTPLETSSPKSLSLPLLANGQDPESDIHGDNIPPRRPSSLRMLLAAPSTTVHYYWRKFDNAIMRPMFGGRGFVAYIPGSPTERYIH from the exons ATGGGTTTCAGTTTGGGATCTGTTGTGGTGAGACTTGGGACGAGATCAGACCCTGATCAAGCTTCTGTTGATTCAATAACTTTGTTCGTTGCCCTCCTTTCTACTTGCATAGTGGTTGGCCACCTCTTGGAGAAGAATAGATGGATAAACGGGTCGATTACTGCCCTTTTGATT GGTCTATGTACTGGAATTGTTCTTCTATTTACGACAGAGGGAAGAAGCTCACACGTTTTGTTATTTGATGAAGAGcttttctttatttatcttcttcCACCCATCATATTCAATGCTGG GTTCCGGGTTAAAAAGAAGCAGTTCTTTCGGAACTTTATGACGATTATTCTATTTGGTGCTGTTGGTACTCTAATATCCTTTGTCATCATCTCACTAG GAGCGATGCAATTGTTCAAAATGTTGGATATTGGTTTCCTGGACGTGGGGGATTATCTTG CACTTGGAGCAATCTTTTCAGCCACGGATTCTGTATGCACCTTGCAG GTGCTTAAACAAGATGAGACACCTTTGCTGTATAGTCTAGTTTTTGGGGAAGGTGTGGTTAACGATGCCACGTCAGTTGTGCTTTTCAACGCAATCCAGAAATTTGATCTTTCTCACATTACCTCAAGCATGGTCGCCCAGTTTACTGGCAATTTCTcatatttatttatcacaaGCACATTGCTGGGTGTAGCT GTTGGTTTACTGTGTGCTTACATTATAAAGACGCTATACTTTGGCAG GCACTCTACTGATCGTGAAGTTGCTCTTATGATTCTCATGGCATACCTTTCATACATAATGGCCGAA cttttcaatttaagcGGCATTCTCACTGTGTTTTTTTGTGGGATTGTTATGTCTCACTACACATGGCATAACGTGACTGAGAGTTCAAGAATAACTACGAG GCACAGTTTTGCAACATTATCTTTTATCTCAGAGATTTTCATTTTCCTATATGTTGGTATGGATGCCTTGGACATTGAGAAGTGGAGATTTGTGAGCAAGAG TCCTGGGACTTCAATTGGGGTCAGTTCGATACTGCTTGCCTTGGTTTTGGTTGGAAGGGCAGTTTCAATATTTTCCTTGTCCTTTATAGTAAACTTTACTAAAAGTTCTCAAGGTGATAAAATTGGGTTCAAGCAGCAG GTTACCATTTGGTGGGCTGGGCTCATGCGAGGAGCTGTGTCTATTGCTCTTGCTTATAATCAG TTCGCCAAGTCAGGGCATACTCAAATGAAAGGAAATGCAATCATGATCACCAGCACCATTACGGTTGTTCTGTTTAGTAATGTG GTGTTTGGATTACTGACGAAGCCAATTCTAAACTTCCTACTGCCGCCTCAGAAACACTCAGCCGATGTGACACCCTTAGAAACATCTTCTCCAAAATCCCTGTCTCTCCCACTTCTTGCCAATGGACAAGATCCAGAATCTGATATTCATGGTGACAATATACCTCCCCGTCGTCCATCCAGTCTGCGTATGCTACTGGCAGCTCCATCTACCACTGTACACTATTATTGGAGGAAATTTGATAATGCCATCATGCGTCCTATGTTTGGCGGGAGGGGATTTGTGGCATATATCCCTGGTTCACCTACAGAAAGGTACATTCATTGA
- the LOC119982408 gene encoding protein TRANSPORT INHIBITOR RESPONSE 1-like isoform X1 gives MLRMEKSFPEEVLEHVFSFVQSAKDRNSVCLVCKSWYEIERWCRKRVFVGNCYSVSPGIVIRRFPDVRSIELKGKPHFADFNLVPDGWGAYVYPWIAAMGSAYPFLEEIRLKRMVVTDEALELIAKSFKNFKVLVLTSCEGFSTDGLAAIAANCRNLRELDLRESEVDDLSGHWLSHFPDTFTSLVSLNISCLDSEVNFSALERLVGRCPNLKTLRLNRLVPLERLSSLLTRAPQLVEFGTGACSAEVRSDLFSDLAVSLSSCKELKSLSGFWDVLPTYLPAFYPVCCGLTSLNLSYAIIQSPDLIKLVSQCPSLQRLLVLDYIEDAGLEAVAACCKDLRELRVFPSDPFGDVQIPNVPLTEQGLVSISYGCSKLESVLYFCRQMTNSALVTIARNRPNMTCFRLCILVPHTPDYVTLEPLDVGFGAIVENCKDLRRLSLSGLLTDRMFEYIGTYGKKLEMLSLAFAGDSDLGLHHVLSGCESLRKLEIRDCPFGDKALLANAGKLETMRSLWMSSCSVSFGACKLLGQKMPRLNVEVIDERGPPDSRPESCPVEKLYIYRTVAGPRLDRPGFIWTMDEDSALSLS, from the exons ATGTTGAGAATGGAGAAGTCGTTTCCGGAGGAGGTGCTAGAGCACGTGTTCTCGTTTGTACAGTCGGCCAAGGATAGGAATTCGGTGTGTTTGGTCTGCAAGTCGTGGTACGAGATAGAGAGATGGTGTAGGAAGAGGGTTTTCGTCGGAAACTGCTACTCGGTGAGCCCTGGAATTGTAATCAGAAGATTCCCGGACGTCAGATCTATCGAGCTTAAGGGGAAGCCGCACTTTGCGGACTTCAATCTGGTCCCGGACGGCTGGGGGGCCTACGTTTACCCCTGGATTGCCGCTATGGGCTCCGCCTACCCCTTCCTCGAGGAGATCAGGCTCAAGCGGATGGTGGTCACGGATGAAGCCCTTGAACTCATTGCCAAGTCATTTAAGAATTTCAAAGTTCTTGTCCTTACCTCTTGTGAGGGATTCTCCACTGATGGTCTCGCGGCCATTGCTGCCAATTGCAG GAATTTGAGAGAGTTGGACTTGCGAGAGAGTGAGGTGGATGATCTTAGTGGCCATTGGCTGAGCCATTTTCCTGATACATTCACGTCACTGGTGTCTCTTAACATTTCGTGTTTAGACTCTGAGGTAAACTTCTCAGCCTTAGAGCGACTGGTTGGTCGGTGCCCCAACTTGAAGACCCTCAGGCTCAACCGTCTGGTGCCACTTGAGAGGCTCTCCAGCTTGCTTACCCGGGCTCCTCAGCTAGTTGAGTTTGGCACAGGTGCATGCTCAGCCGAGGTGCGGTCTGATTTGTTCTCTGATCTAGCAGTTAGTTTATCTAGCTGCAAGGAACTAAAGAGCCTTTCTGGGTTTTGGGATGTTCTCCCTACTTACCTGCCAGCTTTTTATCCTGTTTGCTGTGGTCTAACATCGTTGAATTTGAGCTACGCTATAATTCAAAGTCCCGATCTTATCAAGCTCGTTAGCCAATGTCCGAGTTTGCAGCGCCTATTG GTACTTGACTACATTGAAGACGCTGGACTTGAAGCTGTTGCAGCGTGTTGCAAGGACCTGCGTGAACTGCGGGTGTTCCCTTCAGACCCATTTGGTGATGTCCAAATCCCAAACGTACCCTTGACAGAACAGGGCCTTGTATCCATTTCCTACGGCTGCTCCAAGCTCGAGTCAGTGCTCTACTTCTGCCGTCAAATGACTAACAGTGCATTGGTTACCATTGCCAGAAACCGTCCAAACATGACATGTTTTCGTCTTTGTATTCTTGTACCACATACACCGGATTACGTAACGCTTGAGCCGCTTGATGTGGGTTTTGGAGCTATTGTTGAGAACTGCAAGGATCTCCGTCGCCTTTCCCTCTCGGGTCTTCTTACTGATCGGATGTTTGAGTATATTGGGACATATGGTAAAAAGctcgaaatgctgtctttggctTTTGCAGGAGATAGTGATTTGGGACTCCATCATGTGTTATCTGGGTGTGAAAGCCTCCGGAAACTGGAAATACGGGACTGTCCTTTTGGTGACAAGGCTCTATTGGCCAATGCTGGAAAGCTGGAGACAATGCGATCCCTTTGGATGTCGTCTTGCTCAGTAAGTTTTGGAGCATGCAAGTTACTAGGTCAAAAGATGCCCAGGCTTAATGTTGAAGTTATTGATGAGAGGGGACCTCCAGATTCCAGACCCGAGAGCTGCCCTGTAGAGAAGCTTTATATTTATAGGACTGTTGCTGGGCCGAGGTTAGATAGGCCCGGTTTCATTTGGACGATGGATGAAGATTCTGCATTGAGTCTTTCTTGA
- the LOC119981775 gene encoding putative polyketide hydroxylase has product MGPGGPGGGGPGGGGPGWGGGPGGGGPGWGGGPGGGGPGWGGGPWGPGGPGGPGGPGGPWGPGGPWGPGGFGPGGFFGGCVDGLCGMITSCISCLCCCWLLRDCFGGPGGPYGPPGPGGPPGF; this is encoded by the exons ATGGGACCAGGAGGACCAGGAGGTGGAGGGCCAGGAGGCGGAGGGCCTGGCTGGGGTGGGGGTCCTGGAGGCGGAGGGCCTGGCTGGGGTGGGGGTCCTGGAGGTGGAGGGCCTGGCTGGGGTGGGGGGCCGTGGGGTCCTGGGGGGCCGGGGGGTCCTGGAGGGCCTGGAGGACCCTGGGGGCCTGGTGGACCCTGGGGGCCTGGTGGATTTGGTCCTGGTGGCTTCTTCGGGGGATGCGTAGATGGCTTATGCGGCATGATAACTTCATG CATTTCCTGCTTGTGCTGTTGTTGGTTGCTACGAGATTGTTTTGGTGGACCAGGTGGCCCATATGGTCCTCCAGGTCCGGGAGGACCCCCAGGGTTCTGA
- the LOC119981614 gene encoding classical arabinogalactan protein 26-like, translating into MAPFGSILMLFIMVYFTSLALASPAIVHVQFSTISAAPAVLPGAPMASPSGLSPDIEPLFPTPVSTPPSESSLPIIPSSPSPPNPDNMLAPGPELGAFPPSGALPASSSVSLASSGPVSLIFFVGLLYFCLIHLSGM; encoded by the coding sequence aTGGCTCCTTttgggtcaattttgatgctctTCATTATGGTTTATTTCACTTCACTTGCACTGGCATCTCCAGCAATAGTACATGTACAATTCTCTACTATATCAGCTGCTCCTGCTGTCCTGCCTGGTGCTCCTATGGCTTCTCCTTCAGGTTTGTCACCTGACATTGAACCTTTATTTCCTACTCCTGTGTCAACTCCTCCAAGTGAGTCTTCACTGCCTATTATTCCTTCAAGTCCAAGCCCACCAAACCCAGATAACATGTTAGCTCCTGGACCTGAATTGGGGGCATTCCCACCATCAGGAGCTCTGCCCGCTTCTTCCTCAGTTTCATTAGCATCATCAGGACCTGtgagtttgattttctttgttggGTTGCTGTATTTTTGCTTAATTCATCTTTCTGGTATGTAA